From one Bombus huntii isolate Logan2020A chromosome 17, iyBomHunt1.1, whole genome shotgun sequence genomic stretch:
- the LOC126875076 gene encoding RNA-binding protein spenito: MIGIPRDDRHKITVKIRNNMKRSSSRDTPPRVKRSRSSMGRYDDSSDERITPERIRRRSRGARSPSPPTRASSHARYVESSSHRDDYLRAPRELPPERPYSYKVLCISSIHPKASDEVIKDTLYREYKKFGDFSIRISHELDERVAYVCFRSSEDARDAKHAKPRIIMYDKVALVEPVYERPDTYRRPRSITPPDYERYYARSPGPTDRHRPLERYERVYGPPVGLPPPHREMRREAIPPPHHEFVRPPIHHGPPHVHPGPPHHYGPPRHMMIRHPVHGFERVENKKDKFPNYLHHVSPEDDPLATRTLFAGNLEINITEDELRRIFSKYGIVDDIDIKRPPPGTGNAYAFVRFQTLDMAHRCKVELSGQYIGKFQCKIGYGKATPTTRIWVGGLGPWTSVPQLEREFDRFGAIKKIDYIKGDSNAYILYDSIDAAQAAVKEMRGFPLGGPDRRLRVDFADVTPGFGYKPRPYPEESGEFRPRPVDYEPPYDPYGPDSDFGYGPRGFRGRGSAPWHERRGGGRGGYRGTYPENYMREEADWSSRRPPPELEYETPRSLRRSLSREPGVDRSRSRSPRRRQIDSDSDSENTRSGMLSTSRTLPEVARKSIAIWQGALILKNSLFPAKFHLTDGDTEIIEALMKDEDGKHMLRITQRLRLDQPKLDDVSKRIQTSSSHAIFLGLAGSSTVISTDDANVQTRPLRNLVSYLKQKEAAGVISLLNKDTEGTGVLYAFPPCTFSTELLKRTCPSLSEEGLKEDHLVIVVVKGGSA; encoded by the exons ATGATTGGGATTCCGCGTGACGATCGACATAAGATCACGGTTAAAATCCGCAACAATATGAAAAGAAGCTCTAGTCGTGACACTCCTCCGCGCGTCAAGAGAAGTAGATCATCGATGGGACG ATATGATGATTCCAGTGATGAGCGAATAACTCCTGAAAGAATTCGTCGACGTAGTAGAGGTGCAAGAAGTCCCAGTCCTCCAACGCGTGCCTCCTCTCATGCTCGTTACGTAGAATCAAGCTCCCATAGAGATGATTATTTAAGAGCACCCAGAGAATTACCACCAGAGCGTCCATATAGTTATAAAGTGCTTTGTATCAGTTCAATTCACCCAAAAGCAAGTGACGAAGTGATAAAAGATACTCTTTATAGAGAATATAAGAAGTTCGGAGATTTTTCTATTAGAATTTCTCATGAATTAGATGAACGTGTCGCATATGTTTGCTTCAGAAGTTCAGAAGATGCTAGAGATGCAAAGCATGCAAAACCAAGAATCATTATGTATGACAAGGTAGCACTTGTTGAACCAGTTTATGAAAGACCTGATACCTACCGTCGTCCAAGATCGATCACGCCCCCTGATTATGAAAGATACTATGCCAGAAGTCCTGGTCCAACAGATAGACATAGACCTTTAGAAAGATACGAAAGAGTTTATGGACCTCCAGTTGGTTTGCCTCCACCGCACAGAGAAATGAGGCGTGAAGCAATCCCTCCTCCTCATCATGAATTTGTTCGACCACCAATTCATCATGGCCCACCCCATGTTCATCCTGGTCCACCTCACCATTATGGTCCTCCAAGGCATATGATGATTCGACATCCAGTTCATGGATTTGAACGCGTGgagaataaaaaagataaatttccCAATTATTTACATCATGTTTCTCCAGAAGATGACCCACTAGCGACAAGAACACTTTTCGCAGGGAACTTAGAGATCAACATTACAGAAGACGAATTAAGACGTATCTTTAGTAAATATGGAATTGTTGATGATATTGATATTAAAAGACCTCCGCCAGGTACAGGAAATGCTTATGCTTTTGTCAGATTTCAGACATTGGATATGGCACATAGATGTAAAGTTGAACTCTCTGGACAATATATAGGAAAATTCCAATGTAAAATTGGATATGGGAAAGCTACACCTACCACAAGAATTTGGGTTGGTGGTTTAGGACCATGGACTTCTGTACCACAGCTAGAAAGAGAATTTGATCGATTTGGGgcaataaaaaagattgatTATATCAAAGGCGATAGTAATGCTTATATCTTATATGATTCAATTGATGCAGCACAGGCTGCTGTAAAAGAAATGAGAGGATTTCCTCTAGGTGGTCCAGATAGGAGGCTGAGAGTCGATTTTGCAGATGTGACTCCTGGATTTGGATATAAACCAAGACCCTACCCAGAAGAAAGTGGAGAGTTTAGACCAAGACCAGTAGATTATGAACCTCCTTACGATCCTTACGGGCCAGATAGTGATTTTGGTTATGGACCAAGAGGATTCCGAGGTAGGGGATCTGCACCTTGGCATGAAAGAAGGGGTGGAGGAAGAGGGGGTTATCGCGGGACTTATCCAGAAAATTACATGAGAGAAGAAGCCGATTGGTCTAGCCGCAGACCGCCTCCAGAATTAGAGTATGAAACACCAAGAAGCTTACGTCGATCTTTATCGAGAGAACCTGGTGTAGATAGATCAAGATCAAGATCTCCTCGCAGAAGGCAAATTGACTCTGATTCCGATTCAGAGAATACTCGTAGTGGAATGCTGTCTACTTCTCGAACATTGCCTGAAGTGGCGAGGAAATCAATAGCAATATGGCAAGGAGCACTAATCTTAAAGAATTCTCTATTTCCAGCTAAGTTCCATTTAACTGATGGTGACACAGAAATAATCGAGGCCTTGATGAAAGATGAAGATGGAAAACATATGTTGAGAATTACACAAAGATTACGTTTAGATCAACCAAAATTAGATGATGTGTCAAAGAGAATTCAAACTTCTAGTTCACATGCTATTTTCCTAGGACTGGCTGGTTCAAGTACAGTTATATCTACAGATGATGCTAATGTTCAAACCAGGCCCTTGCGCAACTTAGTATCATATTTAAAACAAAAGGAAGCAGCTGGTGTCATTTCATTGCTTAACAAAGATACAGAGGGAACTGGGGTGCTTTATGCATTTCCACCTTGTACATTCTCTACAGAACTATTAAAACGAACCTGTCCAAGCCTCAGTGAAGAGGGACTTAAGGAGGATCATCTGGTAATCGTCGTTGTTAAGGGGGGTAGTGCTTAA